A window from Chrysemys picta bellii isolate R12L10 chromosome 2, ASM1138683v2, whole genome shotgun sequence encodes these proteins:
- the LOC135981276 gene encoding uncharacterized protein LOC135981276: MRAALTVHKRVAIVLWKLAIPDSYRSVGNQFGVGKFTVGAAVIQVANAITELLLSRVVTLGNVQVIVDDFAAMGFPNCGGAIDGTHIPILGLDHQGSQYINHKGYFSMVLQALVDHKGRFTNINVGWPGKVHDARIFRNSGLCERLQQGTYFPDQKITVGDVEMPIVILGDPVYPLMPWLMKPYTGTLDSSQELFNYRLSKCRMLVECAFGRLKARWCSLLTWLNLSKTNVPIVITACCVLHNLCESKGEMFMAGWEVEANRLAADYAQRDTRAVRIAQQGALHIREALKTSFMTGQATV; the protein is encoded by the coding sequence atgagagcagccctcacagttcacaagcgagtggcgatagtcctctggaagcttgcaatccctgacagctaccggtcagtcgggaatcaatttggagtgggcaaatttactgtgggggctgctgtgatccaagtagccaacgcgatcactgagctgctgctatcaagggtagtgactctgggaaatgtgcaggtcatagtggatgactttgctgcaatgggattccctaactgtggtggggcgatagacggaacgcatatccctatcttgggactggaccaccaaggcagccagtacataaaccacaagggatacttttcaatggtgctgcaagcattggtggatcacaagggacgtttcaccaacatcaatgtgggatggccgggaaaggtacatgacgctcgcatctttaggaactctggtctgtgtgaacggctgcagcaagggacttactttccagaccagaaaataaccgttggggatgttgaaatgccaatagttatccttggggacccagtctaccccttaatgccatggctcatgaagccatacacaggcaccctggacagtagtcaggagctgttcaattataggctgagcaagtgcagaatgttggtagaatgtgcctttggacgtttaaaagcacgctggtgcagtttactgacttggttaaacctcagcaaaaccaatgtgcccattgttattactgcttgctgtgtgctccacaatctctgtgagagtaagggggagatgtttatggcggggtgggaggtcgaggcaaatcgcctggccgctgattatgcacagcgagacaccagggcggttagaatagcgcagcagggcgcgctgcacatcagagaagctttgaaaaccagttttatgactggccaggctacggtgtga